The nucleotide sequence TTCAAGACTACTTCCTGCGCCTTTGTCAAGTTTAGATGGATTGTATACATAAGAGATAAAAGACACCTTTGTACGATTTATATCAAGGGGTTTTACAATGTTTACTGATAGTCCCCAAGGGTAAAAATTAAACATCATATTTGGAAATACCCAATAATAATAAGCTGCTACATTTTTGCCATAATCTATATGGTCTTTAGGTAAATCAAAAACTTCAGTAGCTTCATCTGTATAGCCTATTTGTAAATTGCAATATTCATAAACTTCTGTTTTGTAACTTCCATAATCTAGCACAGCATTTAAATCTTCGTGTACAAAAGGGACATGAAACCCTTCTAAATAATTATCGCAATATAATGCCCAATGTGCATGCACTAAAAAGTCTTTTGAAAGGGAATTATCCAGACTGAATTCATCAAGAGGTAAAAACCCAATACGTTCATTCATTTTATCAATCACTTTTTGAAAATCAAATAAAGGATTTAAGCCAGCAAATAACAATGGTCCAAATTTTCTTAAAGGAAATTGATGTAAATTATCACATGGTCTTGGAAAGTCTTCTGCATCATTAAATTCTGGCATATGTTCAAATTCACCTTTAAGGTTGAAGCGTCTACCATGATACATGCACGTTAGTTTTTTTGATTTTCCAGAATGTAATGCCACCACATTTCCTCGATGCGTACAAACATTTGTCAAACAACTTATATGTTCATCTTTGTCACGAGTTAACAACATTGGTTCGGTTAAAAACGAATCTAACAACACAAATGGATATACAGATTGAGGTTGTCTCACTAAGTTTTCATCACCAATAAATTGCCACGACTTAAGAAATATTTGTTCCTTTGAAATCTCAAAAGTAGCTGTGTCCTTGTAAAACAAGGCAGGAAGCGTTTCAGCCTTTTTGATATCTGGATTGATATGATATTTCTTCATCAAAATAATATAATTGTATATTCGTATTGCGCTCCTAATTTACACAATTAAACGTTACCTCTTTTTTAAACTCAATAAATGGAATCTAAACCACAAAAAATAGGATTAGTTACATCCACTTCATATGTTGTAGGAGGCATGATTGGAGCAGGAATTTTTCTGCTGCCTGCCACACTTGCATCATACGGAAGTATAAGCTTTTTAGGCTGGATTTTTACTGCGGTAGGAGCATTAATTTTGGCAAAAATATTTGGAAATTTTAGTAAAATAATTGTAAATAAAAGTGGTGGGCCATATACTTATTCTAAAGCTGGATTTGGAGATTTTATAGGTTTTTTGGTGGCTTGGGGTTATTGGATTTCAATTTGGGTAAGCAATGCAGCATTAGCAATTACTATAGTTGGTGCATTGAGCTTCTTTTTTCCTATTCTTGATAGTGACCCAATAATTAGGGTGTTGACAGGATTGTCCTTTATTTGGTTATTTATATGGATTAATACTAGAGGGATTAAAGAGTCTGGAAAAGTACAGGTTATAACTACTGTATTAAAATTGCTGCCATTAGCGTTTGTGATTATAGTAGGATTATTTCTATTTGATATTAATAATTTCCCTTCGTTTAATTTAACAACCGAAAGCAATTTTGCAATATTCCCAGTAGTTGCGGCTGCTACATTGTATGCCTTTTTAGGACTTGAATCAGCTTCAATACCAGCAGCAAATATTAAAAACCCAGAAAAAACAATTCCTAAAGCAACGCTTTTAGGGACAATAATTGTTGCTTTGGTTTATATTTTGAGCACATTTGTGCTTTTTGGAGTTTTACCAATGGATGTATTGGCTAAATCTCCATCACCTTTTGCAGATGCGGCAGTATTAATTGGTGGTGATTTTGGTGGATATTTTGTAGCAGGTGGAATTGCAATATCTGCAATAGGTTGTTTAAATGGATGGATTTTATTTACAGGTCAAATACCAATGGCAGCCTCACAGGATAAGCTATTTCCTAAAGTATTTGGTAAGCAAAATAAAAATGGTGCACCAGCAATGGGATTAATTATAGGAGGACTATTAACTTCATCTATTATGCTAATGAATTTGTCTGATGGATTGGTCGATCAGTTTAATTTCATAGCAGGAATTGTAGTGTTTTCTAACTTAATACCCTACTTGTTTGTTGCTGCAGCATATATACTAGTTCTTATTGAAAGAAAAATTCACATAAGTAGTTGGATGAGAACAATATCACTTGGGATGCTTGGAATTGCTTATTCACTATGGGCAATTTATGGTTCTGGTAACGATACTGTTTTTTATGGATTTTTATTATTATTGTGTGGAGTTCCAATGTATGTTATTATGAAATGGAACCGAAGAAATGAATAAATGAAAACAACTCATCATTCTGAATATTTAAAATTGGAATCAGTTTTTATTAAACCTGTAAAGAATGCTTTCATATCTGATATTCATATAAGTGAACAATGGCGGGAACTTAATTACCTATCTCGTCCATACTTTGACAATGCGCTGGAAGAATACAATAGGTTTGAAAATTATTTTATAGATAATAATATAGAGATAGAACATTTCCCATTTAATCAAAATGTACAGATTGACTCTCTATATTGCAGAGATGCTTCTATCGCTACAGATTATGGTATGATTATTTGCAATATGGGAAAAGGTGGACGGATTAATGAGCCTCAATCACATTTAGATATTTATAAACAAAACAATATCCCCATACTAGGAATTATTGAAGCTCCAGGGACTTTAGAGGGAGGTGATGTGGCGTGGTTGGATAAAAAAACTTTGGCTGTTGGACATACTTACAGAACAAATCCAGAAGGAATAAAGCAATTGAAATCGCTGTTAGAACCAAAAGCAATTGAAGTGATAGTTGCTGAATTACCTCATTATAAAGGGAAAAGCGATGTATTTCATTTAATGAGTATTTTAAGTCCAGTAGATAAAGATTTAGCAGTGGTGTATTCACCTTTAATGCCAATTAAATTTAGAAATGAATTATTAGACAGAGGCTTTCAATTGATTGAAGTTCCTGATGAAGAATTTGAATCTATGGGTTGTAATGTGCTAGCGATTGCACCAAGACAATGTTTAATGGTTGATGGGAATCCAAAAACTAAGCTATTATTAGAGCAAGCTGGATGTAATGTGACTATCTATAAAGGGAAAGATATTAGTGTTAAAGGAGGTGGTGGACCAACTTGTTTAACGCGACCAATGTTGAGGTCTTATTAATTACATTTTTAGATAGAAATCTTTTGTTAGATTGATATAGTCTTCAGTATACTGATGACGTTCAGTTTCTATGATTAACTCATCTATTTGACTTTTATTTTCAGTAAATGAAAACTCCATAAGACTTCGTTTTATGTCTGATGAAGGATTGCCTTTAACTCTTGTTGTTCTATTGAGAAACAACCCTGAATTACTTGCTAAATCAATAAATTCACTTTCTTCTTTAAAAGGAATTATTACTGAGAACACTCCAGTTTCTGAAAGTAATTTCGATACACTTTCTAAAAGATGTTTAAAAGGCATAGCGACTTCAAAACGAGCAGTATCGCGTTGTGCATTTTCACTTTTATAATCATCAGAATAAAAAGGAGGGTTAGATACAATCAAATCATATTTGTCATCTATTTCTTCTGTAAATTCTTCTAACGATGCATGATAACAAAACAATCTATCATTCCAAGGAGAGTTTTCGAAATTCTCTGTACATTGTTCGTAAGCATCATCGTCAATTTCAATTGCATCAATAAGTTCAGCATAACATCTTTGAGCCAACATTAGCGCTATAACACCTGTTCCAGAGCCAATATCTAAAACAGAAAAAGGGTTTTGGCTTACTGATGCCCAAGCACCAAGTAATGGACCATCAGTGCCTATTTTCATGGCACATCTATCTTGATTAACACTAAATTTTTTAAAAAGAAAAGGCTTAAAAGACA is from Pontimicrobium sp. SW4 and encodes:
- a CDS encoding SRPBCC family protein translates to MKKYHINPDIKKAETLPALFYKDTATFEISKEQIFLKSWQFIGDENLVRQPQSVYPFVLLDSFLTEPMLLTRDKDEHISCLTNVCTHRGNVVALHSGKSKKLTCMYHGRRFNLKGEFEHMPEFNDAEDFPRPCDNLHQFPLRKFGPLLFAGLNPLFDFQKVIDKMNERIGFLPLDEFSLDNSLSKDFLVHAHWALYCDNYLEGFHVPFVHEDLNAVLDYGSYKTEVYEYCNLQIGYTDEATEVFDLPKDHIDYGKNVAAYYYWVFPNMMFNFYPWGLSVNIVKPLDINRTKVSFISYVYNPSKLDKGAGSSLEKVEREDEFVVEHVQKGVRSSFYKAGRFSPTREQGVHHFHSLLARFLNA
- a CDS encoding amino acid permease, producing MESKPQKIGLVTSTSYVVGGMIGAGIFLLPATLASYGSISFLGWIFTAVGALILAKIFGNFSKIIVNKSGGPYTYSKAGFGDFIGFLVAWGYWISIWVSNAALAITIVGALSFFFPILDSDPIIRVLTGLSFIWLFIWINTRGIKESGKVQVITTVLKLLPLAFVIIVGLFLFDINNFPSFNLTTESNFAIFPVVAAATLYAFLGLESASIPAANIKNPEKTIPKATLLGTIIVALVYILSTFVLFGVLPMDVLAKSPSPFADAAVLIGGDFGGYFVAGGIAISAIGCLNGWILFTGQIPMAASQDKLFPKVFGKQNKNGAPAMGLIIGGLLTSSIMLMNLSDGLVDQFNFIAGIVVFSNLIPYLFVAAAYILVLIERKIHISSWMRTISLGMLGIAYSLWAIYGSGNDTVFYGFLLLLCGVPMYVIMKWNRRNE
- a CDS encoding arginine deiminase family protein, which translates into the protein MKTTHHSEYLKLESVFIKPVKNAFISDIHISEQWRELNYLSRPYFDNALEEYNRFENYFIDNNIEIEHFPFNQNVQIDSLYCRDASIATDYGMIICNMGKGGRINEPQSHLDIYKQNNIPILGIIEAPGTLEGGDVAWLDKKTLAVGHTYRTNPEGIKQLKSLLEPKAIEVIVAELPHYKGKSDVFHLMSILSPVDKDLAVVYSPLMPIKFRNELLDRGFQLIEVPDEEFESMGCNVLAIAPRQCLMVDGNPKTKLLLEQAGCNVTIYKGKDISVKGGGGPTCLTRPMLRSY
- a CDS encoding methyltransferase; amino-acid sequence: MSFKPFLFKKFSVNQDRCAMKIGTDGPLLGAWASVSQNPFSVLDIGSGTGVIALMLAQRCYAELIDAIEIDDDAYEQCTENFENSPWNDRLFCYHASLEEFTEEIDDKYDLIVSNPPFYSDDYKSENAQRDTARFEVAMPFKHLLESVSKLLSETGVFSVIIPFKEESEFIDLASNSGLFLNRTTRVKGNPSSDIKRSLMEFSFTENKSQIDELIIETERHQYTEDYINLTKDFYLKM